The Roseicyclus marinus genome has a segment encoding these proteins:
- a CDS encoding hydantoinase B/oxoprolinase family protein, translated as MTHAPEPWDFWIDRGGTFTDVVSRAPDGTLTPLKLLSENPESYADAAIEGIRRLLGGTIEPARIGTVKMGTTVATNALLERKGDRTILLITKGFRDALRIAYQARPDIFAKEIILPEQLYEQVIEVEERLRADGTIELALDTTTLHAPLAEAKAKGIDAVAIVLMHAWKNPAHEAALAELVRGLGFAQVSVSHEVSPLVKLVGRGDTTVVDAYLSPILRRYVARVADALGATPAGQPGPTLQFMMSSGGMTAAEKFQGKDAILSGPAGGVVGMVETAADAGFDRVIGFDMGGTSTDVAHFAGDYERAFDTEVAGVRIRAPMMRIHTVAAGGGSILHAEPGRFRVGPDSAGANPGPACYRRGGPLTVTDANVMLGKLRPEFFPRVFGPDQDAALDADVVRARFEAIAADEGKTPEEVAEGFLTIAIENMANAIKKISVQRGYDVTRYLLNAFGGAAGQHACLVADSLGMESVLIHPLSGLLSAYGIGRATVSASRQQALVETLAPETLPAIDRLASDLGAAVSADLSEQGVDPAAATAVTRLHLRYAGTDTALPVVWTSNAAAARAEFEAAHKAQFGFVSPDKPVTVEAVEVEMTEAASARTSETTAATATRDATSDRHVPIFSGGKMVEAAVFPRAALSPGDRLRGPALIIEPNQTVVVEPGWTAELTARDDIVMRRHERMARTQAAGTTEADPILLEVFNNLFMNIAEQMGVALQNTAHSVNIKERLDFSCAVFDASGALVANAPHMPVHLGSMDRSVETVIRLNAGNIRPGDVFALNAPYNGGTHLPDITVVSPVFDDAGDTILFWVASRGHHADVGGTAPGSMTPLAKTVDEEGVLFDNFILVEQGSFREAALRHLLTDHPYPARNPDQNIADLKAQIAANERGAAELRRMVAEFGLPTVQAYMGHVQDNAAEEVARLIGGLQDCSYDYPTDTGQVIRVKITVDRDARQATVDFTGTSPAMENNFNAPEPVTRAAVLYCFRVMVEAPIPMNAGCLRPIRIIIPEGSMLKPAYPRAVVAGNVETSQHVTNAIFGALGAIANSQGTMNNLTFGNDTHQYYETICSGSPAGVMKSGRGFPGTSGVHVHMTNSRLTDPEVLEMRFPVLLEHFALRPGSGGQGQCPAGDGTERRIRFLERMDCAILSSHRSLPPRGIAGGGDGQLGQTFVRRNDGTTETLPACAQTVLDPGEAVTVITPTAGGWGKA; from the coding sequence ATGACACATGCGCCCGAGCCTTGGGATTTCTGGATCGACCGTGGCGGCACCTTCACCGACGTGGTGAGCCGCGCCCCCGACGGCACGCTGACGCCGCTCAAGCTGCTCTCCGAGAATCCCGAAAGCTATGCCGATGCCGCCATCGAAGGCATCCGGCGTCTCCTGGGCGGCACCATCGAGCCTGCGCGCATCGGCACGGTCAAGATGGGCACGACAGTCGCCACAAACGCCCTGCTGGAACGCAAGGGCGACCGGACCATCCTCTTGATCACCAAGGGATTTCGTGACGCGCTCCGCATCGCCTACCAGGCCCGCCCCGATATCTTCGCCAAGGAGATCATCCTTCCCGAACAGCTCTACGAACAGGTGATCGAGGTCGAGGAACGGCTTCGCGCCGATGGCACCATCGAATTGGCGCTCGACACCACGACCCTCCATGCCCCCCTGGCCGAGGCCAAGGCCAAGGGCATCGACGCGGTTGCCATCGTCCTGATGCACGCCTGGAAAAACCCCGCGCACGAGGCGGCACTGGCCGAACTGGTGCGGGGCCTGGGCTTTGCGCAAGTGTCGGTCAGCCACGAGGTCTCGCCGCTGGTGAAACTGGTGGGACGCGGCGACACGACCGTGGTCGATGCCTATCTCTCCCCGATTCTCCGCCGCTACGTCGCGCGGGTGGCCGATGCGCTGGGGGCCACGCCCGCAGGCCAACCGGGCCCGACGCTGCAATTCATGATGTCCTCGGGGGGCATGACGGCGGCCGAGAAATTCCAGGGCAAGGATGCGATTCTCTCCGGTCCCGCGGGCGGTGTCGTCGGCATGGTGGAAACGGCGGCCGATGCGGGCTTTGACCGGGTCATCGGCTTCGACATGGGCGGCACCTCCACCGATGTGGCGCATTTCGCGGGCGATTACGAACGCGCCTTCGACACCGAGGTGGCGGGCGTGCGCATCCGCGCGCCGATGATGCGCATCCACACGGTTGCGGCGGGCGGCGGGTCGATCCTGCATGCCGAACCGGGGCGCTTCCGGGTCGGTCCCGATTCGGCGGGGGCCAATCCCGGCCCCGCCTGCTACCGGCGCGGCGGTCCCCTGACCGTGACCGATGCCAACGTGATGCTGGGCAAATTGCGCCCCGAGTTTTTCCCCCGCGTCTTCGGCCCCGATCAGGATGCGGCGCTGGACGCCGATGTGGTCCGCGCGCGGTTCGAAGCCATCGCCGCCGACGAGGGGAAAACCCCCGAGGAGGTGGCCGAGGGGTTCCTCACCATCGCGATCGAGAACATGGCAAATGCCATCAAGAAGATCAGCGTCCAGCGCGGCTATGACGTGACCAGGTACCTCCTCAATGCTTTCGGCGGCGCGGCGGGGCAGCACGCCTGCCTTGTCGCCGATTCTTTGGGGATGGAATCGGTCCTGATCCATCCGCTTTCGGGCCTCTTGTCGGCCTATGGCATCGGGCGCGCGACCGTTTCGGCCAGCCGCCAACAGGCGCTTGTCGAGACGCTCGCCCCCGAAACCCTGCCCGCCATCGACCGGCTTGCAAGCGATCTGGGCGCGGCCGTATCCGCCGACCTGTCCGAACAAGGCGTCGACCCGGCTGCTGCAACGGCCGTCACCCGCCTGCACCTGCGCTATGCAGGCACCGACACCGCCCTGCCCGTGGTCTGGACCAGCAATGCTGCTGCCGCCCGCGCGGAATTCGAAGCGGCCCACAAGGCGCAATTCGGCTTCGTCAGCCCCGACAAGCCCGTGACCGTCGAAGCCGTCGAGGTCGAGATGACCGAGGCCGCCAGCGCCCGGACCAGCGAAACCACCGCCGCGACCGCGACACGCGATGCGACAAGCGACCGCCACGTCCCGATCTTTAGCGGTGGCAAGATGGTCGAGGCCGCCGTGTTCCCACGCGCGGCGCTGTCCCCCGGCGACCGGCTGCGCGGCCCCGCGCTCATCATCGAACCCAACCAGACCGTGGTCGTCGAACCCGGCTGGACCGCCGAACTGACCGCCCGCGACGATATCGTGATGCGCCGCCACGAACGCATGGCCCGCACGCAGGCCGCTGGCACGACCGAGGCCGATCCGATCCTGCTCGAAGTGTTCAACAACCTCTTCATGAACATCGCCGAACAGATGGGCGTGGCGCTCCAGAACACCGCCCATTCGGTGAACATCAAGGAACGGCTCGATTTCTCCTGCGCGGTTTTCGATGCCTCGGGCGCGCTTGTCGCCAATGCACCGCATATGCCCGTGCATCTGGGCTCGATGGACCGCAGCGTCGAAACCGTGATCCGGCTCAATGCAGGCAACATCCGCCCCGGCGATGTCTTTGCGCTGAACGCCCCCTACAATGGCGGCACCCATCTTCCCGACATCACGGTCGTCTCGCCCGTCTTCGACGATGCGGGCGACACGATCCTCTTCTGGGTCGCCTCCCGTGGCCACCACGCCGATGTCGGCGGCACCGCCCCCGGCTCCATGACGCCGCTGGCCAAGACCGTGGACGAGGAAGGCGTGCTGTTCGACAATTTCATCCTCGTCGAACAAGGCTCCTTCCGCGAAGCGGCGCTGCGACATCTCCTGACCGATCACCCCTACCCGGCCCGCAACCCCGACCAGAACATCGCCGATCTCAAGGCGCAGATCGCCGCCAATGAACGCGGCGCCGCCGAACTGCGCCGCATGGTCGCCGAATTCGGCCTCCCCACGGTTCAGGCCTATATGGGCCATGTGCAGGACAACGCGGCAGAAGAGGTCGCGCGCCTGATCGGCGGGCTTCAGGATTGCTCCTACGACTACCCCACCGACACGGGCCAGGTGATCCGGGTCAAGATCACCGTCGACCGCGACGCGCGACAGGCGACCGTCGATTTCACCGGCACCAGCCCCGCGATGGAAAACAACTTCAACGCGCCCGAACCCGTGACACGCGCCGCCGTCCTCTATTGCTTCCGCGTCATGGTCGAGGCACCCATCCCCATGAACGCAGGCTGCCTGCGCCCCATCCGCATCATCATCCCCGAAGGCTCGATGCTGAAACCCGCCTATCCCCGCGCGGTCGTGGCGGGCAACGTGGAAACCAGCCAGCATGTGACCAACGCCATCTTCGGCGCGCTCGGGGCCATCGCCAACAGCCAGGGCACGATGAACAACCTGACCTTCGGCAATGACACCCACCAATATTACGAAACCATCTGCTCCGGCTCTCCCGCCGGCGTCATGAAATCCGGGCGCGGCTTTCCCGGCACGTCGGGCGTGCATGTCCACATGACCAACTCGCGCCTCACCGACCCCGAAGTGCTCGAGATGCGCTTTCCCGTCCTCCTCGAACATTTCGCCCTGCGTCCCGGATCGGGCGGTCAGGGCCAATGCCCCGCTGGCGACGGGACCGAACGGCGCATCCGCTTTCTGGAACGGATGGATTGCGCGATCCTCTCCTCGCACCGCAGCCTGCCGCCGCGCGGCATCGCGGGCGGCGGCGACGGGCAACTCGGCCAGACCTTCGTCCGGCGCAACGACGGCACGACCGAAACGCTGCCCGCCTGCGCCCAGACCGTCCTGGACCCGGGCGAGGCCGTCACCGTCATCACCCCCACCGCAGGCGGCTGGGGCAAGGCCTGA
- a CDS encoding TRAP transporter substrate-binding protein — MTYSFRSIALASALTALTLPAAAQTAWDMPTPYGDTVFHTMNIMEFADDVREATGGQLDITVHSAGSLFGHPEIKDAVRRGLAPIGEILLSRLANENPLFEADSIPFLADSYADARALWAASRPAVEALLAEQGLTLLYAVPWPGQSLYLTEEVTDPAALQGVTFRAYNTATEQLANILGMVPTQVEAGDIPTAFATGRVAAMMTSPSTGVSSQAWDFTSVYVDVNAWLPKNVIFVNTEALNALPEDQRAGLLAAAAEAEARGWAMSEAETATQIATLESNGMTVVQPSEALSAALAAAGAQMTEEWLARAGDEGAAIVAAYEAAQ, encoded by the coding sequence ATGACCTATTCCTTCCGCTCGATCGCGCTGGCCAGCGCGCTGACTGCCCTGACCCTGCCCGCCGCGGCACAGACTGCATGGGACATGCCGACGCCCTATGGCGACACGGTGTTCCACACGATGAACATCATGGAATTCGCCGATGACGTGCGCGAGGCGACGGGCGGCCAGCTGGACATCACCGTCCATTCCGCAGGCTCGCTGTTCGGCCATCCCGAGATCAAGGACGCCGTGCGCCGGGGGCTTGCGCCCATCGGGGAGATCCTCTTGTCGCGTCTGGCCAACGAGAACCCGCTGTTCGAGGCGGATTCGATCCCCTTCCTGGCCGACAGCTATGCCGATGCCCGCGCGCTCTGGGCCGCATCGCGCCCTGCCGTCGAGGCGCTGTTGGCCGAGCAGGGTCTGACGCTGCTTTACGCCGTGCCGTGGCCGGGCCAGTCGCTTTACCTGACCGAGGAGGTGACGGACCCCGCCGCGCTTCAGGGCGTGACCTTCCGCGCCTACAACACCGCGACCGAGCAGCTGGCCAATATCCTTGGCATGGTGCCGACGCAGGTCGAGGCGGGGGATATCCCGACGGCTTTCGCGACGGGCCGGGTCGCGGCGATGATGACTTCGCCCTCGACCGGCGTGTCGTCGCAGGCGTGGGATTTCACGAGCGTCTATGTCGATGTGAACGCATGGCTGCCCAAGAACGTGATCTTCGTGAACACCGAGGCGCTGAACGCGCTGCCCGAGGATCAGCGCGCCGGTCTGCTTGCGGCTGCCGCCGAGGCGGAAGCGCGCGGTTGGGCGATGTCGGAGGCCGAGACCGCGACCCAGATCGCCACGCTGGAAAGCAACGGCATGACCGTCGTCCAGCCCTCCGAGGCGCTGTCGGCGGCACTGGCTGCGGCAGGGGCGCAGATGACCGAGGAATGGCTGGCGCGCGCCGGTGACGAGGGTGCGGCCATCGTCGCGGCCTACGAGGCGGCACAGTAA
- a CDS encoding TRAP transporter small permease, whose product MRRMLDLIYTSALVASAGALVTIAVLVFAQIGGRILDRFLLAMGREVVGFQVPSLAEIGGFLFVGAAFLALPATLRAAGHVRVTMLAQALPGAAARAVTIIVLAAGLGLAAFAAWHSGVQAQDSWAFNSVSFGMVRVPLWIPQGVMTLGLILFAVALADELVAALRGATPAFREAEAARSIDDGGH is encoded by the coding sequence ATGCGTCGTATGCTCGATCTCATCTATACTTCCGCGCTGGTGGCTTCGGCCGGGGCATTGGTGACCATCGCCGTCCTGGTCTTTGCGCAGATCGGGGGCCGTATCCTTGACCGGTTCCTGTTGGCCATGGGGCGGGAGGTTGTCGGCTTCCAGGTGCCGTCGCTGGCCGAGATCGGCGGGTTCCTGTTCGTCGGTGCCGCCTTTCTGGCGCTGCCCGCGACGCTGAGGGCGGCGGGGCATGTGCGGGTGACGATGCTGGCGCAGGCGCTGCCCGGGGCGGCGGCACGGGCGGTCACGATCATCGTCCTGGCCGCGGGGCTGGGGCTGGCCGCATTCGCCGCATGGCACAGCGGGGTGCAGGCGCAGGACAGCTGGGCCTTCAACTCGGTCTCTTTCGGGATGGTGCGGGTGCCCTTGTGGATCCCGCAAGGGGTGATGACGCTGGGATTGATCCTGTTCGCGGTCGCGCTGGCCGATGAGCTGGTCGCGGCGCTGCGCGGGGCCACGCCCGCCTTCCGCGAGGCCGAAGCGGCGCGCAGCATCGACGACGGAGGGCATTGA
- a CDS encoding TRAP transporter large permease, whose protein sequence is MDLFTLSLILVAVLFVCLALGLWVGFSLIAVGLVAMTLATPAPVGAVFGTKAWAALNIWDLTALPMFIWMGEILFRSRLSSDLFTGLAPFTRRLPGGLLHVNIMGCALFAAVSGSSAATTATVGRMSLPELKARGYDDKMAIGTLAGSGTFGFLIPPSIILIVYGAATEQSIARLFLAGVLPGLMLAAMFGGYTMFWAWRNRHLMPPPEPPAPWREKIRAAALLLPTVGLIVAVIGSIYGGLASPTEAAVVGVVGALAISGLSGGLDRKGAWDSLRGAAVTTCMIAFILVGAAFLTGAMGYTGIPRSLAAWIGDQGFSQYALLAALLVFFIVLGFFLDGISIVVLTVSVILPMVLAAGIDPIWFGVFLVLVVEMSQITPPVGFNLFVLQSITGKGIFTIARYAAPFFFLLVAATVILTLFPQIALWLPSTMSAR, encoded by the coding sequence ATGGATCTGTTCACCCTGTCGCTCATCCTTGTCGCGGTTCTGTTCGTCTGTCTGGCGCTGGGCCTGTGGGTCGGCTTTTCGCTGATCGCGGTCGGGTTGGTCGCCATGACGCTGGCCACGCCCGCGCCGGTGGGCGCCGTTTTCGGGACCAAGGCCTGGGCCGCGCTCAATATCTGGGACCTGACGGCACTGCCCATGTTCATCTGGATGGGCGAGATCCTGTTCCGGTCACGGCTGTCATCCGACCTGTTCACGGGGCTTGCGCCCTTTACCCGGCGGCTGCCGGGGGGGCTGTTGCATGTCAACATCATGGGCTGCGCGCTGTTTGCGGCCGTGTCCGGCTCGTCTGCGGCGACCACGGCCACGGTGGGGCGGATGTCGCTGCCCGAACTCAAGGCGCGCGGCTATGACGACAAGATGGCCATCGGCACGCTGGCGGGGTCGGGCACCTTTGGCTTTCTGATCCCGCCCTCGATCATCCTGATCGTCTACGGGGCCGCGACCGAGCAATCCATCGCGCGTCTGTTCCTGGCGGGCGTCCTGCCGGGGCTGATGCTGGCCGCGATGTTCGGCGGTTACACGATGTTCTGGGCCTGGCGGAACCGCCACCTGATGCCCCCGCCCGAACCGCCGGCACCCTGGCGGGAAAAGATCCGGGCGGCGGCGCTGTTGTTGCCGACGGTCGGGTTGATCGTGGCCGTGATCGGCTCGATCTACGGCGGCCTTGCCTCTCCCACGGAGGCGGCGGTCGTGGGCGTGGTGGGCGCGCTCGCCATCTCGGGCCTGTCGGGGGGGCTGGATCGCAAGGGCGCGTGGGACAGCCTGCGGGGCGCAGCGGTCACGACCTGCATGATCGCCTTCATCCTTGTCGGCGCGGCCTTTCTGACCGGGGCGATGGGCTATACCGGCATTCCGCGCAGCCTTGCGGCATGGATCGGGGACCAGGGCTTTTCGCAATATGCGTTGCTGGCGGCGCTGTTGGTGTTCTTCATCGTGCTGGGCTTTTTCCTCGATGGGATTTCCATCGTTGTGCTGACCGTTTCGGTCATCTTGCCGATGGTTCTGGCCGCGGGCATCGACCCGATCTGGTTCGGTGTTTTCCTCGTCCTCGTCGTCGAGATGAGCCAGATCACGCCGCCCGTGGGGTTCAACCTGTTCGTGCTGCAATCCATCACCGGCAAGGGGATTTTCACCATCGCGCGCTATGCCGCGCCCTTCTTCTTCCTGCTGGTTGCGGCTACCGTGATCCTGACGCTGTTTCCGCAGATCGCGCTTTGGCTGCCCTCGACCATGTCCGCACGATGA
- a CDS encoding winged helix DNA-binding protein: MTDRRPSLPDIGPVVSSAHLADSALPALSEVEFALTMANHAYQRWMVRCMTAAGGPTMSPLEVLILHLVHHRGRPKTLAEVCLILNIEDTHLANYAIKKLTQAQLLKAGRKGKEKTVAITEAGATLCARYKEVREALLVRAARQLGHDPEDMSRVAALLRALSGSYDQAARGAAAL; this comes from the coding sequence ATGACCGACCGCCGCCCATCCCTGCCCGATATCGGGCCTGTCGTATCCTCGGCGCATCTGGCCGACAGCGCCTTGCCCGCGCTGTCGGAGGTCGAGTTTGCGCTGACCATGGCCAACCACGCCTATCAGCGCTGGATGGTGCGCTGCATGACGGCGGCGGGCGGGCCGACGATGTCGCCGCTCGAGGTGTTGATCCTGCACCTGGTCCATCATCGCGGGCGGCCCAAGACGCTGGCCGAGGTCTGCCTGATCCTGAACATCGAGGATACGCATCTGGCCAATTACGCGATCAAGAAGCTGACGCAGGCGCAGCTTTTGAAGGCCGGGCGCAAGGGCAAGGAAAAGACCGTGGCGATCACCGAGGCGGGGGCGACGTTATGCGCCCGCTACAAGGAGGTGCGGGAGGCGCTTTTGGTGCGGGCGGCGCGCCAGTTGGGCCATGATCCCGAGGATATGAGCCGGGTGGCCGCGCTCCTGCGCGCGCTGTCGGGCAGCTACGATCAGGCCGCGCGGGGTGCGGCGGCGCTGTGA
- a CDS encoding NAD(P)/FAD-dependent oxidoreductase yields MDRLGQEKISLWDATSEEVRPDPADLPESVDLAIVGGGYTGLSTALHAAQAGLSAHVIEANEIGHGGSGRNVGLVNAGVWMPPAQVRAALGPDYGPRFLRRFADGPAMVFDLIERHQIRCEATRAGTIHAAHAAAGLRDLEGRWREWVAMGEPVEMLDAAQTAEALGTDRYVGGLLDHRAGTVNPMGYVRGLARAARAAGAGLSTGVRVTGLHKQAGGGWRVETDHGPVRARAVVLGTNAYTDRLWPGLNATFTTIHYFQFATVPLGPEADHILPGRQGVWDTAPVMTSIRRDARGRLIIGSMGRVIGSRERGLSRRWAERTLKRLYPGLGPVEFEEAWHGQIAMTPDHLPRIHVLDEGLYTPIGYNGRGIITGTIFGQAMADLLTGMDPADLPLPVTDPAAVATAPLMRRVYDLSFVANQFLKGL; encoded by the coding sequence ATGGACAGGCTGGGGCAGGAAAAGATCTCGCTCTGGGATGCGACCTCCGAAGAGGTGCGGCCCGATCCGGCGGATTTGCCCGAAAGCGTCGATCTGGCCATCGTGGGGGGCGGCTACACGGGCCTGTCCACCGCGCTGCATGCCGCGCAGGCGGGGCTGTCGGCGCATGTGATCGAGGCCAATGAGATCGGTCATGGCGGATCGGGGCGCAATGTCGGCCTGGTCAATGCCGGCGTCTGGATGCCGCCCGCGCAGGTGCGCGCGGCGCTTGGGCCCGATTACGGGCCGCGGTTCCTGCGCCGGTTCGCGGATGGGCCCGCGATGGTGTTCGACCTGATCGAACGGCACCAGATCCGTTGCGAGGCGACGCGGGCGGGCACGATCCATGCCGCCCATGCCGCCGCAGGCCTGCGGGATCTGGAGGGGCGCTGGCGTGAATGGGTTGCCATGGGCGAGCCGGTCGAGATGCTGGACGCGGCGCAGACGGCAGAGGCGCTGGGCACCGATCGCTATGTCGGCGGGTTGCTCGATCACCGGGCGGGGACGGTGAACCCGATGGGCTATGTCCGGGGTCTGGCGCGGGCGGCAAGGGCGGCGGGGGCGGGCCTGTCCACCGGCGTGCGGGTGACGGGGTTGCACAAGCAGGCGGGCGGCGGTTGGCGGGTCGAGACGGATCACGGCCCGGTCCGGGCGCGGGCCGTCGTGCTGGGGACGAATGCCTATACCGACAGGCTTTGGCCGGGGCTGAACGCGACCTTTACCACGATCCATTATTTCCAGTTCGCCACCGTGCCCCTTGGGCCCGAGGCGGACCATATCCTGCCGGGGCGGCAGGGGGTCTGGGACACGGCGCCGGTCATGACCTCGATCCGGCGGGATGCGCGGGGGCGGCTGATCATCGGGTCGATGGGGCGGGTGATCGGCAGCCGCGAGCGGGGGCTGTCGCGGCGCTGGGCCGAGCGGACGCTGAAGCGGCTTTATCCCGGTCTTGGCCCGGTAGAGTTCGAAGAGGCCTGGCACGGCCAGATCGCGATGACCCCCGACCATCTGCCGCGCATCCATGTGCTCGACGAAGGGCTTTACACCCCCATCGGCTACAACGGGCGGGGCATCATCACCGGCACGATCTTCGGTCAGGCGATGGCGGATCTGTTGACGGGGATGGACCCGGCCGATCTGCCGCTGCCGGTCACCGACCCGGCGGCGGTGGCAACCGCGCCCTTGATGCGGCGGGTCTATGACCTGTCCTTTGTCGCCAATCAATTCCTCAAGGGACTGTGA
- a CDS encoding hydantoinase/oxoprolinase family protein translates to MSMPPRRVGVDIGGTFTDVALDTGRGLVTGKVLTDYAQPERAILSAILSAAHQAGIDPGEITQVIHGTTLVTNALIERRGARMAFVTTEGFRDVIEMRSENRFEQYDLNLTLPAPLVPRKDRFTLSERIGPKGEVLLPLDRTEARALAARILAEGYEAVAIGLIHAYANDAHEKMMQEALAEVAPGLSVSISSVISPQLRELPRFNTVIANAYVQPQVSAYLGRLVEQLRAAGIGAPVFLMHSGGGLISVETAAEQPVRLLESGPAGGAIFAAGYARAHGIDRVLSFDMGGTTAKICLVEQATPKTANSFEIARTYRFKKGSGMIVSTPVVEMVEIGAGGGSIATVDAMGRIQVGPRSAGSEPGPACYQRGGSEPTVTDANLILGRLDPEAFAGGAIPLSAKLAQGAMADVADRQAMDVQDAAFGVTEMVDENMANAARVHAVENGRDIEAFTMVAFGGGAPLHACRLCEKLGLKALLIPPGAGVGSAIGFLRAPISFEATRGLFQPLDGFDADLVNATLAAMEGEARAFVEAGAAGAETVTRLTAFMRYRGQGWEIPVPLAQDRFGQGDVPGLIAAFEEAYRGLFGRIIDGLMPEITNWSLTVATRAPDPAPVARLIDGRPAAGRRPRRFFDARLRQEVEATEIARADMIPGATVEGPAIIIEDETSTIVTSAFRAIGQADGCLLLIRKEEAA, encoded by the coding sequence ATGAGCATGCCCCCCAGACGGGTCGGCGTCGATATCGGCGGCACCTTTACCGATGTCGCGCTCGATACCGGGCGGGGTCTGGTCACCGGCAAGGTGCTGACCGATTACGCCCAGCCCGAGCGCGCGATCCTGTCCGCGATCCTGTCGGCCGCCCACCAGGCAGGCATCGACCCGGGCGAGATTACGCAGGTGATCCACGGCACCACGCTGGTCACCAATGCGCTGATCGAACGGCGGGGCGCGCGGATGGCCTTTGTCACCACAGAAGGGTTCCGCGACGTGATCGAGATGCGGTCCGAGAACCGCTTCGAGCAATATGACCTGAACCTGACGCTGCCCGCGCCCCTGGTGCCGCGCAAGGATCGCTTCACGCTGTCCGAACGCATCGGGCCCAAGGGCGAGGTTCTGTTGCCCCTCGACAGGACCGAGGCGCGCGCCTTGGCCGCGCGGATCCTGGCCGAAGGCTACGAGGCGGTCGCCATTGGCCTGATCCATGCCTATGCCAACGATGCCCATGAAAAGATGATGCAAGAGGCGCTGGCCGAGGTCGCGCCGGGGCTCTCGGTGTCGATCTCGTCCGTCATCTCGCCGCAATTGCGGGAATTGCCCCGGTTCAACACGGTCATCGCCAATGCCTATGTGCAGCCGCAGGTCTCGGCCTACCTCGGGCGGCTGGTGGAGCAGCTGCGCGCGGCGGGCATCGGCGCGCCTGTCTTCCTGATGCATTCGGGGGGCGGCTTGATCTCGGTCGAGACGGCGGCCGAACAGCCGGTGCGTTTGCTGGAATCGGGGCCTGCGGGGGGCGCGATCTTTGCGGCCGGATATGCGCGGGCGCATGGGATCGACCGGGTCCTGAGTTTCGACATGGGCGGCACCACGGCCAAGATCTGCCTTGTGGAACAGGCGACGCCCAAGACGGCGAATTCCTTCGAGATCGCCCGCACCTATCGGTTCAAGAAAGGCTCGGGGATGATCGTGTCCACCCCGGTGGTCGAGATGGTCGAGATCGGGGCAGGCGGCGGGTCCATCGCCACGGTCGATGCGATGGGTCGGATACAGGTCGGCCCAAGGTCTGCCGGGTCCGAACCCGGCCCCGCCTGCTACCAGCGCGGCGGGTCCGAGCCCACGGTGACCGATGCCAACCTGATCCTCGGGCGGCTCGATCCGGAAGCTTTCGCGGGCGGCGCGATCCCGCTGTCGGCCAAGCTGGCCCAAGGGGCGATGGCGGACGTGGCTGACCGGCAGGCGATGGATGTGCAGGACGCGGCCTTTGGCGTGACCGAGATGGTGGACGAGAACATGGCCAATGCGGCCCGCGTCCATGCGGTGGAAAACGGGCGCGACATCGAAGCCTTTACCATGGTCGCCTTTGGCGGGGGCGCGCCGCTGCATGCCTGCCGTTTGTGCGAGAAACTGGGGCTCAAGGCGCTATTGATCCCGCCCGGTGCCGGGGTCGGATCGGCCATCGGCTTCCTGCGCGCGCCGATCAGTTTCGAGGCGACGCGCGGGCTGTTCCAGCCGCTCGACGGGTTCGATGCCGACCTGGTCAATGCGACGCTTGCCGCGATGGAGGGTGAGGCCCGCGCCTTTGTCGAGGCGGGGGCGGCAGGGGCGGAAACCGTGACGCGGCTGACCGCGTTCATGCGCTACCGGGGGCAGGGTTGGGAAATTCCCGTGCCGCTGGCGCAGGATCGGTTCGGGCAAGGCGATGTGCCGGGGCTGATCGCGGCCTTCGAGGAGGCCTATCGCGGCCTGTTCGGTCGGATCATCGACGGGCTGATGCCCGAGATCACCAATTGGTCGCTGACGGTCGCCACGCGCGCGCCAGATCCGGCGCCGGTCGCGCGTCTCATCGACGGCAGGCCCGCCGCAGGGCGTCGGCCCCGCCGTTTCTTTGACGCGCGGCTGAGGCAGGAGGTCGAGGCCACGGAAATCGCGCGCGCCGACATGATCCCCGGCGCGACGGTCGAGGGCCCCGCGATCATCATCGAGGACGAGACTTCGACCATCGTCACCTCGGCCTTTCGGGCCATCGGGCAGGCGGATGGGTGCCTTTTGCTGATCCGCAAGGAGGAGGCGGCATGA